One region of Rubripirellula tenax genomic DNA includes:
- a CDS encoding sulfatase-like hydrolase/transferase: MKNCIRLCCVICLLGACFSVAKSTAGEPNIIVIMADDLGYNDVGCYGCKDIPTPNIDQLASDGVRFTSGYVTWHMCGPSRAGFLTGRNQASFGYYKNATLPFDPKQGLPKMETIASLLQKQGYVTGGVGKWHMGTANDQHPNSMGFDDWFGFLSGGLMYYPLDHPSYKGKYNPLKRPARWRDIHHTLPLIHNQTPVKRERYLTHELTDAGIAFMDKNSEKPFFLFMSYNAPHLDLEAPEETIANFPEDKMSKVPGVKPGARSVYGAMVYELDLGVGQLLSKIDDLGIAKNTVVWFLSDNGGMSRTSDNRPLRGSKGRAYEGGLRVPMIVKWPGKTPQGVVLDEMISSLDIGATSIAMAGGDPAQAGLHGKDIQQYMTQQSTKAPHDVLYWHTGRGQTRQGVIREGDFKLLTAKGKAVLYNLKDDLGETTDVAASHPERVRSMLARWDEWNKGNAPDLWGTPDRPYQYAEYEWLKGSQHYKATSE; encoded by the coding sequence ATGAAAAATTGCATAAGACTTTGTTGCGTTATCTGCCTGTTGGGTGCGTGTTTTTCCGTTGCCAAGAGTACCGCCGGTGAGCCCAACATCATCGTCATTATGGCGGATGATCTCGGCTACAATGACGTTGGCTGTTACGGCTGCAAGGACATCCCGACGCCGAATATCGATCAGCTGGCCAGTGATGGCGTGCGCTTCACGTCCGGGTATGTGACCTGGCACATGTGCGGCCCCTCGCGCGCAGGATTTTTGACTGGCCGGAATCAGGCCAGCTTTGGCTACTATAAGAATGCGACGCTGCCGTTCGATCCCAAGCAGGGTCTGCCGAAAATGGAAACCATTGCCAGCCTTTTGCAGAAACAAGGTTACGTGACCGGTGGGGTGGGAAAATGGCATATGGGTACAGCCAACGACCAGCATCCTAACTCCATGGGCTTCGACGACTGGTTTGGATTCCTTAGCGGCGGATTGATGTATTACCCGCTGGATCATCCTTCCTACAAAGGAAAGTACAATCCGTTAAAGCGGCCTGCGAGGTGGCGTGACATCCATCACACTTTGCCGCTGATTCACAACCAGACTCCGGTGAAGAGGGAGCGGTATCTGACGCACGAGCTGACCGATGCGGGAATCGCTTTCATGGATAAGAACAGCGAGAAACCGTTTTTCCTGTTTATGTCTTACAACGCCCCACACCTTGATCTTGAGGCACCGGAGGAAACGATTGCGAATTTCCCAGAGGACAAGATGAGTAAGGTGCCCGGTGTAAAGCCGGGGGCTCGCAGCGTCTATGGAGCCATGGTTTATGAATTGGATCTGGGCGTAGGGCAGCTCTTGTCCAAGATCGATGATCTGGGCATTGCCAAGAATACCGTGGTTTGGTTCTTGAGCGATAACGGCGGGATGAGCAGAACCAGCGACAACCGGCCGCTGAGAGGCAGCAAAGGAAGGGCGTACGAGGGCGGTTTACGTGTGCCGATGATTGTGAAGTGGCCTGGAAAAACACCGCAAGGCGTTGTTCTGGATGAGATGATCTCCTCGCTGGATATCGGCGCGACCTCGATCGCGATGGCCGGCGGCGATCCGGCACAAGCCGGGCTTCATGGCAAAGATATTCAGCAATACATGACACAGCAGTCAACCAAAGCACCGCATGACGTTCTGTACTGGCACACGGGTCGCGGGCAGACTCGTCAAGGCGTGATTCGTGAAGGAGATTTCAAGCTCTTGACGGCAAAGGGCAAGGCCGTGCTTTACAACTTGAAAGACGACCTCGGCGAAACGACGGATGTTGCGGCATCGCATCCCGAGCGGGTTCGATCAATGCTCGCTCGCTGGGACGAATGGAACAAAGGGAATGCACCCGATTTGTGGGGAACACCTGACAGGCCATACCAATACGCGGAATACGAGTGGCTGAAAGGCAGTCAGCACTACAAAGCCACGTCTGAGTGA
- a CDS encoding terminase gpA endonuclease subunit: MSQATLTPAILHRQRLVRRLHPTGATCRRASRRPSQRRSRRRVAPGRHRRGRVRSPRDQIGTPAAWEDDFTGYVVDYGSYPDQQRAHFSLRDARHTLENASEGTGLEGSIYAGLEALTSDLLGREWQRDDGAAMKIGRCLIDANWGHSTNVVYQFCRQSPHASILLPSHGRFVGASSNPFSEYKRRPGDRVGLNWRVPSINGKRAIRHVIYDTNWWKSFTHARLAVSMGDRGCLSVFGDRPDMHRMFAEQVTAEYYIKTEGRGRTVDEWKARPEQPDNHWLDCLVGCAVAAAMQGALLFGTDNQATNRRDRVSFKDLQRKKRS; the protein is encoded by the coding sequence ATGTCGCAGGCGACGTTGACGCCGGCGATCTTGCATCGCCAACGATTGGTGCGGCGACTTCACCCCACGGGCGCCACGTGCCGGCGGGCGTCGCGTCGACCAAGCCAACGCCGCTCTCGACGCCGCGTCGCACCAGGACGCCACCGACGCGGCCGTGTGCGGTCTCCCCGCGACCAAATAGGTACTCCTGCCGCATGGGAAGACGATTTCACCGGCTACGTCGTCGACTACGGGTCCTACCCCGACCAGCAACGAGCGCACTTTAGCCTTCGCGACGCCCGCCACACCTTGGAAAACGCCAGTGAAGGCACGGGCCTTGAGGGCAGCATTTATGCCGGCCTCGAAGCGCTCACCTCGGATCTGCTAGGCCGCGAATGGCAACGCGACGACGGTGCAGCCATGAAGATTGGCCGTTGCCTCATCGACGCGAACTGGGGTCACTCCACCAACGTCGTTTACCAATTTTGCCGGCAGAGCCCGCACGCGTCGATCTTGCTTCCGTCACACGGTCGCTTCGTCGGTGCGTCCTCGAACCCATTCAGCGAATACAAACGGCGGCCTGGCGATCGCGTCGGTTTGAACTGGCGTGTTCCGTCAATCAACGGCAAGCGAGCGATCCGCCACGTCATCTATGACACCAACTGGTGGAAGTCCTTCACCCACGCTCGTCTCGCCGTGTCGATGGGCGATCGTGGCTGCCTTTCGGTTTTTGGCGATCGCCCCGACATGCACCGCATGTTTGCCGAACAAGTCACTGCCGAGTACTACATTAAAACTGAAGGGCGCGGGAGAACGGTAGACGAATGGAAGGCGAGGCCGGAGCAACCTGACAATCACTGGCTCGATTGCTTGGTCGGTTGTGCCGTCGCCGCTGCGATGCAGGGAGCCTTGCTCTTCGGCACCGACAATCAAGCCACCAACCGTCGAGACCGAGTAAGTTTCAAGGATCTTCAGCGCAAGAAGAGAAGCTAG
- a CDS encoding radical SAM protein, with product MSVPRDPSNQGDQAMIALPALEYHLAHGCNLSCQQCSHYSNFHVAGKMPTVEDAGADYANWSHRLKPRRFALLGGEPLLNPQILQHIRLTRQHWPDSELMLVTNGFFLHRFPDLPAILLETNCRLEVSQHGTHDDYVKRFREVKHLVWRWREDHPGIQIKIRQSHRGWMRQYKVENGKPMPFDTKPEAAFKVCMQKTCTQLHRGVLWKCPALAYFAQLEAKLKLQNLPQWQLFRDYKAIATNASDDELRTFIETKAIPQCGLCPSRRTKFVHPNPLQRSALK from the coding sequence ATGAGCGTTCCGCGTGACCCTAGCAATCAAGGCGACCAAGCGATGATCGCACTACCCGCATTGGAATATCACCTAGCACACGGTTGCAACCTCTCGTGCCAACAATGCAGCCACTACAGCAACTTTCATGTAGCGGGCAAAATGCCGACAGTCGAGGATGCCGGGGCGGATTACGCGAATTGGTCGCATCGGCTCAAACCACGCCGTTTCGCGTTACTTGGCGGCGAGCCACTCCTAAACCCGCAAATCCTCCAGCACATCCGACTCACACGGCAACACTGGCCCGATAGCGAACTCATGCTGGTCACGAATGGTTTCTTCCTGCATCGCTTCCCCGACTTACCCGCCATCCTGCTCGAAACGAACTGCCGACTCGAAGTCAGCCAGCACGGTACGCACGATGACTACGTCAAACGATTCCGCGAAGTCAAACATCTTGTTTGGCGATGGCGAGAGGATCACCCTGGCATCCAAATCAAAATCCGCCAATCCCATCGCGGCTGGATGCGGCAATACAAGGTCGAAAACGGCAAGCCGATGCCATTCGACACCAAACCGGAAGCCGCGTTCAAAGTCTGCATGCAGAAGACTTGCACACAGCTTCACCGCGGCGTGCTGTGGAAATGCCCGGCGCTCGCTTACTTCGCTCAGCTCGAAGCCAAGCTGAAGTTGCAAAATCTCCCGCAGTGGCAACTGTTCCGTGACTACAAAGCGATCGCCACCAACGCCAGCGACGATGAACTGCGCACCTTCATCGAAACCAAAGCTATCCCGCAATGCGGCCTATGCCCATCACGTCGCACCAAGTTCGTCCATCCCAACCCCCTGCAACGGAGTGCTTTGAAATGA
- a CDS encoding DUF2784 family protein, protein MQILPRGWLLVPESFVCKAVKFAFSISKSSSHRLKNFLRMRCSLVVRSPSSHRRSGIRNMGSLDIVITAIVVIHASIIGLDFLGAIAVVTNRFHVARLRWWQCLYLSIVFVKSLSLLFIDACPLTIAENYCRSLGHVDTSYGGSFISHYLPRIPTEVDIVVTCLLMLTGLVAVLRVGHQQIATCLATSHARSVH, encoded by the coding sequence GTGCAGATTCTTCCTCGGGGATGGCTGCTGGTGCCGGAATCATTCGTATGTAAGGCGGTTAAGTTTGCATTCAGTATATCCAAATCAAGTTCTCATCGGCTCAAAAACTTCCTTCGCATGCGCTGCAGCCTTGTTGTTCGCAGTCCTTCCTCGCATCGTCGCTCGGGCATAAGAAACATGGGCAGTTTGGATATTGTCATTACGGCCATCGTCGTCATTCATGCCAGTATTATCGGTTTGGATTTTCTCGGCGCAATTGCCGTCGTCACCAATCGTTTTCATGTCGCTCGGTTGCGGTGGTGGCAATGCCTTTACCTGTCAATTGTGTTCGTCAAAAGCCTTTCATTGCTATTCATCGATGCATGCCCGCTGACAATCGCGGAAAACTACTGCCGTAGTCTTGGCCACGTCGACACCTCCTACGGCGGTTCGTTCATTTCACACTATCTGCCGAGAATACCCACCGAAGTGGACATCGTGGTGACTTGCCTGTTGATGCTGACAGGGCTCGTTGCTGTGCTTCGAGTCGGTCACCAGCAGATTGCGACCTGCCTTGCTACGTCGCATGCACGCTCAGTCCACTAA
- a CDS encoding WD40 repeat domain-containing protein, producing the protein MKLKSLASRRTFVAVHFFLGALLVFITPLLFCLMKPEQASVYSFHHFTPLIPFFGLGWMLLGALLIVGKPKIDQIARAIYIAWLCLIGCLAALGVVLICVAALSANRKPFFGEGTIGQFGVYLVFLGAVLFGISIGLLFLLRHLRSAGPSAAPPSTKTRFVYSLGAGALSILVAMLGLAWQVSIDQQRSSQLQQTHEQQLQGYAYDGGQVKSLVFSPDDNYLATAIEFDYSHRGVRIWDVQSGRLLQEMDGGREVLSLTFTPDSASLIVCYEDQWNSGGFTVFNREKGTEEFRNSDHRISSVAVSADGKVLVACGNAGYGNNSLVAPFTVWNLATFTKVFESPPKYGYISAAFSASQTRLAVRRQEAIEIWPIPMDANSTFIRSWDPRMGGDDVTAVAFCGDDTKVAAGGVFGSKVWSLSDSNGDPDDASDLPTVGPTNAGTFSDDGSLLVVANQEQLVQVIDLETETLSHEFKAPFWVEGLAISSDNKLIAVGGQGRVVMLDANSGALIKELAQRDRL; encoded by the coding sequence ATGAAGTTGAAATCCCTCGCCAGCCGCCGCACGTTCGTGGCGGTTCACTTTTTTCTCGGCGCGTTGCTGGTTTTCATCACACCGTTGCTGTTCTGCTTGATGAAACCTGAGCAGGCGAGCGTCTATTCATTCCATCACTTCACGCCTTTGATTCCATTTTTTGGGCTTGGCTGGATGTTGCTTGGTGCGCTTCTGATTGTGGGTAAACCGAAAATCGATCAAATTGCCAGAGCCATCTATATTGCTTGGCTGTGCTTGATTGGCTGCCTTGCTGCACTTGGAGTTGTCCTGATTTGCGTCGCTGCGTTATCTGCAAATCGCAAGCCATTCTTCGGGGAGGGGACGATCGGCCAGTTCGGAGTCTACTTGGTCTTTCTTGGTGCAGTGTTGTTTGGCATCAGCATCGGCTTGCTGTTCCTGCTACGGCATTTGCGCAGTGCTGGACCATCTGCCGCTCCTCCTTCAACGAAGACTCGATTTGTATATTCACTTGGTGCTGGAGCCCTGAGCATTCTGGTCGCGATGCTTGGGCTCGCTTGGCAAGTTTCGATCGACCAGCAACGATCTAGCCAGCTTCAGCAAACGCACGAGCAGCAGTTGCAGGGCTATGCGTACGATGGGGGACAGGTGAAGTCACTGGTGTTCTCTCCTGACGACAACTACCTAGCAACAGCGATAGAGTTTGATTATTCTCATCGCGGCGTTCGAATATGGGATGTCCAATCAGGCAGACTGTTACAAGAAATGGACGGTGGACGGGAGGTTCTATCACTCACATTCACGCCCGATTCGGCGAGTTTGATTGTTTGCTATGAGGACCAGTGGAACAGTGGCGGTTTCACCGTCTTCAATAGGGAAAAAGGCACGGAGGAATTCCGGAATAGTGACCATCGGATATCGAGTGTTGCGGTTTCAGCCGACGGGAAGGTTTTGGTGGCATGTGGAAACGCTGGGTACGGAAACAATTCGCTGGTGGCACCGTTCACGGTTTGGAACTTGGCGACTTTCACAAAAGTATTTGAATCGCCGCCGAAGTATGGATACATCAGTGCCGCATTTTCAGCGAGCCAAACACGCTTGGCGGTAAGGCGTCAGGAAGCGATTGAGATTTGGCCCATTCCAATGGACGCCAATTCGACATTCATTCGATCCTGGGACCCGAGAATGGGAGGCGATGATGTGACGGCTGTTGCATTTTGCGGAGATGACACCAAAGTGGCGGCCGGCGGCGTATTTGGTTCCAAAGTGTGGAGTCTATCTGATTCGAATGGCGACCCTGATGACGCTTCGGACTTGCCAACCGTTGGGCCGACGAACGCCGGGACATTTTCGGATGATGGCTCACTGCTTGTGGTCGCCAACCAGGAGCAATTGGTTCAAGTCATTGACCTTGAGACTGAAACGCTTTCTCACGAGTTCAAAGCTCCTTTCTGGGTCGAAGGACTGGCGATCTCTTCGGACAACAAATTGATCGCGGTCGGAGGCCAAGGTCGAGTCGTCATGCTCGACGCGAATTCCGGCGCGCTCATCAAGGAACTTGCGCAGCGAGATAGACTGTAG
- a CDS encoding leucine-rich repeat domain-containing protein: MRGTLTSLILVTVVGCGANEVAHEVEIPSHLKALQELGASVFGPETDGTYSVNYPSPTDDGLAHLKKLTNIRSLKLGGGSLELGRNASITPVITDAGFEHVGNLTSLKRLVIYGDIYVNDAGLQHLGNLTNLESLTLRGEGITDAGFEHLKALTDLRSLTLGGTNAITNAGLVHLKPLTRLDSLALSSNEITDAGLSHLRDLYPLRDLILVCPGISGAGVEHLKRLSYSLEDLSLSNKISDVGLEHIGSFTRLEHLSLTGSEITDSGLKHIGTLTNLRSLTLRSDQITDAGIEHIGNLTNLYRLSLTCGNISDAGMQHIGKLTNLQTLHLGSDQISDVGLEHLKGLKNLTSMSLNSHSVTKTGVETLMYELPKQCSIQVYAEGRDRWLFYRED, translated from the coding sequence ATGCGTGGCACACTCACTTCACTGATTCTGGTAACCGTCGTCGGTTGTGGAGCGAACGAAGTCGCTCACGAGGTCGAGATCCCGTCGCACCTAAAAGCTCTACAAGAATTGGGAGCGAGCGTTTTTGGTCCCGAGACTGACGGTACCTATTCCGTTAACTATCCAAGTCCTACCGATGATGGACTGGCACACCTCAAAAAGTTGACCAACATTCGCTCGCTCAAGCTTGGTGGTGGTTCGCTCGAACTTGGTCGTAACGCGTCCATAACGCCGGTCATCACCGACGCTGGCTTCGAGCACGTTGGGAACCTGACCAGTTTGAAACGGTTGGTCATCTACGGTGACATCTACGTCAACGACGCGGGCTTGCAACACCTCGGGAACCTGACCAACTTGGAGTCTCTTACTCTCCGCGGTGAAGGAATTACCGACGCTGGCTTTGAACACCTAAAAGCCCTGACTGATTTGCGGAGCCTGACCCTTGGGGGAACCAACGCAATCACCAACGCTGGCTTGGTACACCTCAAGCCGTTAACTCGACTTGACTCCCTGGCGCTCTCAAGCAACGAAATCACGGATGCTGGCCTGTCTCATCTGCGAGATCTTTACCCCTTGCGCGATCTAATCCTCGTCTGCCCAGGAATCAGCGGCGCTGGGGTGGAACATCTAAAGCGGCTATCCTACAGCTTGGAAGATCTCTCTCTTTCCAACAAGATTTCTGACGTCGGGTTGGAGCACATCGGGAGCTTTACCAGACTTGAGCACTTAAGCCTCACTGGTAGTGAAATCACGGACTCTGGTTTGAAGCACATTGGTACTCTAACCAACCTGCGATCCCTAACGCTCCGGAGCGATCAAATCACCGACGCTGGTATCGAACACATCGGCAACCTGACGAACCTGTATCGCTTAAGCCTTACCTGCGGCAACATCAGCGACGCTGGGATGCAGCATATCGGAAAGCTGACAAACCTGCAGACTTTACATCTCGGTAGCGATCAGATTTCCGACGTTGGTTTGGAGCATCTCAAGGGTCTAAAAAACTTGACGAGTATGTCGCTCAATAGCCACTCAGTCACGAAAACTGGAGTTGAAACGCTAATGTACGAATTGCCGAAGCAGTGCTCCATTCAAGTATACGCAGAAGGACGTGATCGCTGGTTGTTTTATCGAGAAGATTGA
- a CDS encoding YncE family protein — MIQSINCGTDIVGAVHLMDHGNLVVVSFHDGTGRNSYISTWNKGTTQTTISRIRGTLHSCADVDGTTIAVVMENFSGAKLIDLRSGKELSQFASGQFQMTALSSDGSRVVTVERGIEDGYQIRVLETGTGNQIGSFLEPNYPKAFTLSPDQETLWIVVADDANFEVSLHGWDIESQQRHTSITPAYKSQSHAILRSAYNLTFLTPSFLQVTAAGHYPALIQVHEESIEIVDADTSGDLFTDDGSLQVSMEYDPAGNELLIVRRMVERGEVFRLATSGLLLGLSPDMRYVAIPKLQTNGLSAFRERLSGLLQSPPQHTPRSAREIHAVDLRDGTSRLVGVMPRHRFKHFVSDGFIDGGKRILINNYIWEFPGHRPWAMILLLPSLLVVAMVWTVKRWRHAEP; from the coding sequence ATGATTCAGTCCATTAATTGCGGTACGGATATCGTCGGTGCGGTCCATTTGATGGATCATGGAAACCTAGTCGTTGTATCGTTTCATGATGGAACCGGCCGAAATTCCTACATCAGTACTTGGAATAAGGGCACGACGCAGACGACGATTTCGCGTATTCGGGGAACGCTGCATAGCTGTGCCGACGTCGATGGCACCACGATCGCAGTCGTCATGGAAAACTTTTCTGGTGCAAAATTGATCGATCTACGCTCTGGAAAAGAACTGTCGCAGTTCGCGTCGGGCCAATTTCAGATGACCGCTCTCAGTTCGGACGGATCTCGGGTCGTCACGGTGGAAAGAGGCATCGAGGACGGTTACCAAATTCGAGTATTGGAAACGGGCACTGGGAATCAAATCGGTTCCTTTCTCGAACCGAACTATCCGAAAGCTTTCACGTTATCTCCGGACCAAGAGACTTTGTGGATCGTCGTCGCGGACGACGCGAATTTCGAAGTATCGCTCCATGGATGGGACATCGAGTCACAGCAGCGACACACCTCGATCACTCCTGCCTATAAGTCGCAATCCCATGCGATACTCAGGTCGGCCTACAATCTGACATTTCTGACGCCGTCCTTTCTGCAAGTAACCGCCGCGGGGCACTATCCTGCCCTGATACAGGTGCACGAAGAATCGATTGAGATTGTGGACGCAGACACCAGTGGCGACCTGTTTACCGACGATGGATCGCTGCAAGTTTCGATGGAGTACGATCCCGCTGGCAACGAACTGCTTATCGTCAGACGCATGGTGGAACGTGGCGAGGTCTTTCGCCTGGCGACAAGCGGACTACTGCTGGGGTTGTCACCGGACATGCGTTACGTGGCAATTCCAAAACTCCAGACGAACGGTTTATCAGCGTTTCGTGAAAGGCTCTCTGGTCTGCTCCAGTCCCCGCCACAGCATACTCCGCGTTCAGCTCGCGAAATCCACGCGGTGGATCTTCGAGATGGAACATCCCGCCTTGTCGGAGTTATGCCACGACATCGATTCAAACATTTTGTAAGCGACGGATTCATCGATGGCGGGAAACGAATCCTGATCAATAACTACATTTGGGAATTCCCAGGGCATCGCCCGTGGGCAATGATCTTGCTGTTGCCTTCGCTTTTGGTCGTCGCCATGGTCTGGACGGTGAAGCGGTGGCGGCACGCAGAACCATGA